From the Paraflavitalea soli genome, the window CGTTCCCAAGAAGCCACTTAACCTGCTGAAAGCCGCCATGCCCGTAAATGATGACGAGCTGACGGTAAGTTACAACAGCAACCACCTGTTTGTAAAACATGGCACTACCCAAATGAGTTGCCGGCTGATCGACGCCCGTTTCCCCGATTATAAAGTAGTTATCCCGGTTGATAATCCTTATAAACTGATCCTGACCAAGGCCGATTTCCAAAGCGCCCTGCGCCGGGTAAGTGTGTTTTCCAACAAGAGCACGAACCAGGTAGTACTGAATATCAGTGGCAGTGAGTTGCAACTGGCAGCCCAGGATGTGGATTTCTCCTTTGAAGGTAATGAGCGCATGAAGTGCCAGTATGATGGGGAAGACCTGGCAATCGCTTTCAATGCCAAGTTCCTGATTGAAATGCTGAATGCTGCTGAGAGTGATGAGGTGGTGGTGGAACTCTCTACACCCACCAAGGCTGGTATCATCAAGCCTACCGAGCAGGAAGAAAATGAGGAAATGCTGATGCTGGTAATGCCCCTGATGCTGAACAGTTAATCGCGGATAAAGGATTAGCTGGATTGCGCAGATAAGAAGCCGCAGCCCGCAGATTACAAGATCTCGAAGATTAAAACGATAGGAAGCCGGATGAGATATCCGGCTTTTTCTTTTACCTTGCCTCAGTCATTCATCATTCAAAACAGGATCGCTTTGTTTGTTGTGCTCCGTACATACGACAATTACATTCCCGCGCATATGATGCTGCAAAGGCTGGAGGATGAGCATATCCGGGCCTATTTGCAGGATGAGCATACGGTGACCATCTATCCCATCTTCACCAATGCCATTGGCGGTATAAAGCTGATGGTGCATCAGGAACAGTTGCCAAGAGCCCAGGACCTGGTAGATGGATTTGAAAGTGAGTACCAGAAGAACAGCTAATTGCACTACTTCCCCTAAGTTGCTGTAAAAAATGTTTACTACTGCTTTGAATGTGTATGAATTTGAGAAGAGACCACGTTACTTTTTTCTCTTTTTGCCAGCCTGAGCATATTGATTATGAATAAGGTCGGTTATTACCTTGCCTTCCACGTCTATTAATTTGGCAAGCTCGTATACGTCTTTTAAGATCCACCCATCTACCTGGTCTGTCAGTTTCACCAGCCGGAGATAATTAAAACCCAGATCTTTTGCGACCCTTGAAGGAGGGATAGTGTCAAATATCTCCTTAAAGACTGTAATGTGTCCCGCTTCAATGAGACGCTTGACCGTCAGGTATCGCCTGTCTTTAATCTCCATAGCCCAAAGAAAGAAAATGCAACAAGCAATCAGCCAGACAGTTACAGCCAATATGCGTTAAGCATATAATTTATCACCAAAACAATTACAAATAATAATTATTTATAGTATCATACATTGGTAGCTTCGGAATAAGACCTGCCCCTTTTTTAATTTTATATACCCAACCACTACAGCCTGCAGGGCTACAAGAGTTTTTTGCACAGCGATGATCCGGCGATAAGCGGCGAAAACAATGGGAAATCAGAAAGACTTCCGCGGTGACCACTTGATGATACGGAGGCTTTGGTATTCATAGGTCTCTCCGATGCCTGCTGTGTGACAGGTTCTCACCTACCGGGAGTCTTTACTGTTTTCAGTTGATCCGTACCTGATTGCTGGAAAATGCTGCCATTACTAATTTTATTGGGTTCCCCTATGATAGAGATCCTGATCTTTATTCCGCCTGTGGTATTATTCTGTTTAGCGGTGTATTTGTTATTAAAAAAGTCTAAAGACCATTGACTGATCTGCAGCCTCTGACACAGCCCTTTTTCCGGATTTTTAGCGTAAATTACCGGTGAATCGATGCTTTTGCCTATGGAATCATTCATGCATTTCTGGGAGCATATTGAGAGCTGGCAGCGCATGGCAATCCTGCTGGGCGGAATGGTCTTTTTCTGGGTGCTGGAAGGTTACTATCCCATGTTTGCTTTCTCTTTCAAACGCTATAAACATGCCGGCGTAAACCTGCTTTTTCTGCTTAGCACAGTTATCCTGAATATAGTTCTGGGCGCCATTACCATCAAAGTGTGCGATTGGGTAACTACTCATCATATCGGCTTGCTCAACTGGCTTGGCCTGCCCCTCTGGGCCAATATTCTGCTGGGGCTTTTCTTTATGGACTTCTTTGGCCAGTATGCCCCGCACTATGCCATGCACAAGATAAAATGGATGTGGAAATTCCATATGATCCACCATAGTGATACCAAGGTGGATGTGACCACCGGCACCCGCCACCACCCCGGAGAATGGGTATTCCGTGAAGCCTCTACTATTATTGGGGTATTGGTCATTGGACTGCCCATTGGCATGTATTTCCTGTACCGCAGCATGGCCGCTATCTTCACCCATTTTAACCATGCCAATATCCGGGTACCCCTTTGGCTGGATAAGCCCATCAGCTGGATACTGGTATCGCCCAATATGCATAAAGTGCATCACCATTTTAAGCGCCCCTACACAGATACCAATTATGCTAATATTTTTTCTCTGTGGGATCGTATCTTTGGCACCTTCGCTTACGAAGATCCCAGGAACCTCCAGTACGGATTGGATGTTCTGGATGGAAGCACCGATGAAAACCTCCGATATCAACTCCGACTTCCTTTTGACAATACCATCAAGACTGACTATTGAATTACCTGTTATTGATTGACAGACCCTGTTCCCATTGAAACCGTTAACATGAAAAAATTGTGTTGTATTGTTTTATTGATGGTAGGTTGTATACCGGTTTTCTCTCAGACATTTTCCCTGATGGCCGATAGCATCCGCAAATACCGTGGCGTGCCGGGACTTGTATACGCCGTATTTGATGCCGATAAGATCCTGGACATAGGCGCATCCGGAGTACGTGAATTCCGGAAGAAAGACAGCATCCGCATCACCGACAGGTTTTATACGGGTACCAATACCACCGCTTTCACAGCTTACCTGGCAGCCCGGCTCGCAGATGCCGGCAAACTCCAATGGAACACCACGGTCCTGAAAGCTTTGCCCGAGATAAATGGCAAAACAATGAAGTTGTATCATTCCGTTACCATACGCCAATTGCTGGCCCAGCGCGCCGGCATTCGTCCGTATACAGAAGCGGAAGATCAAAAAGGGATACCGTTATTAACAGGCAGCAAGCCGGAACAACGCAGGGCCTTCGCCACACTGGTGATGAAAGGAACACCCTTACTGATCGTTGACAGCAGTCAGCCCGTGTACTCCGTAGCCGGCACCGCTATTGCCGCCGCCATGATGGAAAAAATAACGGGCAAGGCCTGGGAAGAACTGATTGGTCAGTACATCAGCAAACCGCTGAACCTGTCGATCCGGTTTGGACTACCGCGTTTGGCTGATAGTCTGCAACCCTATGGCCATGGAGAGATTGCCGGCGTCCTTCAGCCGGAATTTGGTCATACCACCATCCCTGCTATTGCACCTGCCACCGACATCAATATTTCCATAAAGGATTATATCCTTTTCATGCAGGATATGCTGAAAGCTTTGCAGCATAAAAAATCCGTCATCAGTTCTATTGCTGCCGAGCAATTGTTATCGGCCACCCCGGGAATGGCGATGGGATGGGAAAATGAGACCTGGAACAAATTGCGCATCAACCATTTCCTCGGTAAGAGCGCCCTCTTTAGTACTTATACCATGATCATCAGGGAAAAAAATATTGGCATCATTGTGCTGTGCAATAGCGGCACGGTAAGTGGCAAATCAGCTGTCCTGAATTTTGGCCGGATGCTGCGGGAATATTATTGTCAGTAGGATTATCTTTATGCTCCGAAAAGAATATTATGGCAAAAGTGATAGCAATGATACCTGCACGGTATGCCGCCACAAGGTTCCCGGCCAAACTGATGCAGTTATTGAAGGACAAAACCGTGATCCGGCATACCTATGACAATACAGTAGCTACCGGTCTGTTTGATGAAGTATGGGTAGTTACCGACAGTGAGGTGATCTACCAGGAAGTTGTATCGCATGGCGGCAATGCCAGGATGAGTGTGAAAGAACATGAGAGCGGCAGCGATCGCATAGCAGAAGCAGTAGCTGATATGGACGTGGATATTGTATTGAATGTACAGGGCGATACACCCTTCATCAGGAAAAAGCCACTGCAGGAATTATTACAATGTTTTAATGATCCCACGGTACAGGTGGCCTCCATGATGCAGGTGCTGCACGAACAGGAACAGATCGACGATCCCAACTTTGTGAAAGTAGCGGTAGACAGGAATATGAACTCTCTCATGTTCAGCCGTAGTGTGGTCCCCTATCCACGCAATACCGCTGTTCCCATTACTTATTACGAACATATTGGCGTATACGCTTTCCGGAAACAGGCGCTGATCAATTTCACCAACTGGCCCATGACCCCGCTGGAAGCGGCAGAAAAAGTAGAATGCCTCCGTTACCTGGAATATGGCATCCCGCTTCGCATGGTCGTGGTAGATTATATGGGCGTGGAAATTGATACGCCGGAAGACCTGCAACGGGCAGCAAAACTTTTATAATTCCGGATTTAATACTGTACCATAAACCTGCTTAGCTATGAGTAATCCTATATGGGGTATCGACCTGGGGGGTACCAAGATCGAAGGTGTTATTTTACCATCCATCAATGATGCCCGCCCCCTGTTGCGTACCCGCATTGATACAGAAGCGGGCAAAGGTTATGGGCATATTGTACAGCAGATCAAAAAGCTGGTAGATACCATGCAGCAGCAGTCGGGCTTAACGCCTGGCCGCATTGGCTTTGGTACGCCGGGTGAACTCGATCCCCGCCTGCAGACGATGAAGAATTGTAACAGCACGGCACTGAATGGGCAACCCTTAAAAAAGGACCTGGAAACCGCACTCCATGTACCGGTAGTGCTGGCCAACGATGCCAATTGTTTTGCCCTGGCCGAAACGCATTGGGGCGTGGTAAAACAGCAGGTACCGGATGCCCGCGTAGTGTTTGGTATCATCATGGGCACGGGGGTAGGCGGTGGTATTGTGATCAACGGACAGGTGTGGAATGGCCGCCATGGCATTGCGGGAGAATGGGGCCACAATTTCCTGGATGAATCGGGCGGGCCCTGCTATTGCGGCAAAACCGGTTGTGTGGAGAAAGTACTGAGTGGCCCTGCACTACAGGAATACTATACGCGCCTTACCGGTCAATTTTTTTCACTCAAGCAAATTGTAGCAGGCTATACAGCAGGTACCGATGCGGCTGCAGGGGAAACGATCAACAGGCTCACGCACTTTTTTGGTAAAGCTGTTTCCGTAGTTACCAACCTGCTCGATCCCGACGTAATTGTGGTAGGAGGCGGTGTGGGCAACATAAGTGTCATTTATACAACTGGTGTTGAATCACTGAAAAAACATATATTTAATAATGGCATAGAAGTCCCTGTATTGATGCCTGCACTGGGAGATAGTGCAGGTGTTTTTGGAGCGGCAGCACTTGTGGCTGAGGGAGCCTTACACTAAAAATATATAGTTTTTAGCCTTATACATCCCCGTTGCAGTTTTTTGCGGTTCATTTATCTATGCAAAGGTTTGCGTAAGGGCATATTCTCGCAGTTTGCAGCTTATTTTGCGGTTATTTTGCAATTATTTCTAAAAATTCAGGGTCCTTTGTGACGACATGCAATAAAAATAATTAATTTTATTCCAGTCCGTTCTCCTGCTGAAAAACTGTGCTAAACGTTATCTACACGCATCATGTGACAGCATACTGAACCTTGTCTGTCTTTTTCAATCCAATACAGTTTAATAAATCCAGTTCAAGATATTTTTCCGGTTTATGCGTATGCACCGGAAGTAAATGCGGTTATTTTTCACTCGAAACTCAGCATTTTGGTTTAGGCTCTCCAGAAAACGCAGCAGTTTGCTGCGTTTTACTTTCTAAAGGCGCTCTTCCCTTTTCTGTTTTGCCGTTTATGCCAGCACCCCGCTGGATTTTTGTTACTTTCTTTTCTACGCTTACCTTCACCCATCAATTCAATACGGTTGATTATCATAACATCACCGGTGGTTGAGAAATCATAAAATATCTTACGGATGAAATTCAGAAACTTTAAAATGGTGGACTACGTGGTGTATGGCCGCGGCAGTTTTGATCAGCTCGATGAAATTTTGGCTCCCCGTCGTAAGGGAGATGCACCTGTGATCTTCTTTGTGGACCATTATTTTGAGGGCAAGGCCTTGGTAAACAGGATCCCATTGCGCGGAAAAGACAAAGTGATATTTGTAGATGTTACCTATGAACCTAAGACCTCTTATGTAGATAAACTCGCTGCAGAGTTGAAAAGTGAATTTGGAACCGTGAGCGGTATTATTGCCATCGGTGGCGGATCGGCCATGGACTTGGGCAAAGCGGTATCCCTGATGATGACCAATCCCGGATCATCGGCCGATTACCAAGGCTGGGACCTGGTGAAACTGCCCGGTGTGTACAAAGCCGGCATCCCCACCCTCAGCGGTACCGGTGCAGAAGTTTCCCGCACCACAGTATTGACCGGGCCTACCCGGAAACTGGGCATGAACTCCGATTTCACACCCTTCGACCAGATTGTGCTGGACCCCGCCCTCACAGCCAATGCCCCTGTAAACCAGCGCTTCTATACCGGGATGGATTGTTATATCCATTGTATTGAAAGCCTGGAAGGCACTTACCTCAATGAGTTCAGTAAATCCTACGGCGAAAAAGCACTGGAACTCTGCCAATACATTTTCCTGGAAAAAGACCAGTGGGATGAAGAATGCGACGATAAACTGATGATGGCTTCCTATGCAGGAGGCATGAGCATTGCCTACTCACAGGTGGGTGTGGCACACGCTGTCAGCTATGGACTGAGCTTTCTGCTCGGTACCAAACACGGCATTGGCAATTGCATCGTAATGAATCACCTGGAGGAGTATTACCCGGCCGGCGTAGAAGAGTTTAAGCGCATGGTGGAGAAGAATAAGATCGACATTCCTGTTGGCATCTGTAAAGGATTGACCGATGAGCAGTTTGATTCCATGATCAATGTATCACTGGGTATGAAGCCCCTTTGGGAAAATGCCCTGGGTAAGGATTGGGAAAAGATCATGACCCGGGAAAAGCTGCGGGCCCTGTACGAGCGTTTATAGTGCGAGTGGTAGGTTGTAGGTGGTTATTTCCCGCGGTTCATCTTATGATTTTGTTATCTAAGGTCAAAAAGGGGCTAACCAATACAGTGATGCTTGGCGGGACTTTTTGATTGCGGTACATTCGCCTAATCAACAACCAAACATACACCATGAAAAAAGTACTATTTGCACTCTTTTTAATGAGCGCTTTGGCAACCGCGGCACAGGATAAAATAAATCCCGTTG encodes:
- a CDS encoding putative signal transducing protein, which codes for MRYPAFSFTLPQSFIIQNRIALFVVLRTYDNYIPAHMMLQRLEDEHIRAYLQDEHTVTIYPIFTNAIGGIKLMVHQEQLPRAQDLVDGFESEYQKNS
- a CDS encoding sterol desaturase family protein, which produces MESFMHFWEHIESWQRMAILLGGMVFFWVLEGYYPMFAFSFKRYKHAGVNLLFLLSTVILNIVLGAITIKVCDWVTTHHIGLLNWLGLPLWANILLGLFFMDFFGQYAPHYAMHKIKWMWKFHMIHHSDTKVDVTTGTRHHPGEWVFREASTIIGVLVIGLPIGMYFLYRSMAAIFTHFNHANIRVPLWLDKPISWILVSPNMHKVHHHFKRPYTDTNYANIFSLWDRIFGTFAYEDPRNLQYGLDVLDGSTDENLRYQLRLPFDNTIKTDY
- a CDS encoding serine hydrolase domain-containing protein codes for the protein MKKLCCIVLLMVGCIPVFSQTFSLMADSIRKYRGVPGLVYAVFDADKILDIGASGVREFRKKDSIRITDRFYTGTNTTAFTAYLAARLADAGKLQWNTTVLKALPEINGKTMKLYHSVTIRQLLAQRAGIRPYTEAEDQKGIPLLTGSKPEQRRAFATLVMKGTPLLIVDSSQPVYSVAGTAIAAAMMEKITGKAWEELIGQYISKPLNLSIRFGLPRLADSLQPYGHGEIAGVLQPEFGHTTIPAIAPATDINISIKDYILFMQDMLKALQHKKSVISSIAAEQLLSATPGMAMGWENETWNKLRINHFLGKSALFSTYTMIIREKNIGIIVLCNSGTVSGKSAVLNFGRMLREYYCQ
- the kdsB gene encoding 3-deoxy-manno-octulosonate cytidylyltransferase, which produces MAKVIAMIPARYAATRFPAKLMQLLKDKTVIRHTYDNTVATGLFDEVWVVTDSEVIYQEVVSHGGNARMSVKEHESGSDRIAEAVADMDVDIVLNVQGDTPFIRKKPLQELLQCFNDPTVQVASMMQVLHEQEQIDDPNFVKVAVDRNMNSLMFSRSVVPYPRNTAVPITYYEHIGVYAFRKQALINFTNWPMTPLEAAEKVECLRYLEYGIPLRMVVVDYMGVEIDTPEDLQRAAKLL
- a CDS encoding ROK family protein yields the protein MSNPIWGIDLGGTKIEGVILPSINDARPLLRTRIDTEAGKGYGHIVQQIKKLVDTMQQQSGLTPGRIGFGTPGELDPRLQTMKNCNSTALNGQPLKKDLETALHVPVVLANDANCFALAETHWGVVKQQVPDARVVFGIIMGTGVGGGIVINGQVWNGRHGIAGEWGHNFLDESGGPCYCGKTGCVEKVLSGPALQEYYTRLTGQFFSLKQIVAGYTAGTDAAAGETINRLTHFFGKAVSVVTNLLDPDVIVVGGGVGNISVIYTTGVESLKKHIFNNGIEVPVLMPALGDSAGVFGAAALVAEGALH
- a CDS encoding iron-containing alcohol dehydrogenase family protein codes for the protein MKFRNFKMVDYVVYGRGSFDQLDEILAPRRKGDAPVIFFVDHYFEGKALVNRIPLRGKDKVIFVDVTYEPKTSYVDKLAAELKSEFGTVSGIIAIGGGSAMDLGKAVSLMMTNPGSSADYQGWDLVKLPGVYKAGIPTLSGTGAEVSRTTVLTGPTRKLGMNSDFTPFDQIVLDPALTANAPVNQRFYTGMDCYIHCIESLEGTYLNEFSKSYGEKALELCQYIFLEKDQWDEECDDKLMMASYAGGMSIAYSQVGVAHAVSYGLSFLLGTKHGIGNCIVMNHLEEYYPAGVEEFKRMVEKNKIDIPVGICKGLTDEQFDSMINVSLGMKPLWENALGKDWEKIMTREKLRALYERL